The Rhodocytophaga rosea genome has a segment encoding these proteins:
- a CDS encoding sialidase family protein: protein MQSIINNILSIILVLFLLNACGNTTQTQDQEKQTNTATAVIPEKPVLISEANKNASCPYLTKDHQGNIVLSWIQAQDSAGTYLITYAISTDGGLNFNRPQAIAQTKGVYPHDENLSKIIYKPNGDMLAMFAVSNPNPENNYAGLVRYTQSFDGGKTWTQARQLAGDTINSIDERYFDIALLPNGEIGAVWLDSRKDTNKEGSSLYFSVTQGRNGFEGEKVIDKQTCQCCRTDLYVDQKEALHVVYRAILNDSIRDMMHVVSADMGKNFSQPKRISADNWIIKGCPHTGPSMASNEMGLHFAWYTMGNGHGVFYANADQQGQSFSDRENISALASAKHPQMATLPDNRLAIVWDEREQTGEDNTFRIGFQLRSKEGKPIHRSFIHADTIVTTHPVLTVSDEERIVVAYTKKGEKLNQVYYQVVTGEMLTQISGL, encoded by the coding sequence ATGCAATCAATTATTAATAATATATTAAGCATCATATTGGTATTATTCCTCCTGAACGCTTGTGGAAATACCACTCAAACCCAGGATCAAGAGAAACAGACGAATACAGCTACAGCGGTTATCCCTGAAAAGCCAGTTTTGATTTCTGAGGCAAATAAAAATGCTTCCTGCCCTTATCTGACAAAAGACCACCAGGGGAATATTGTGTTAAGCTGGATACAAGCCCAGGACAGTGCCGGAACATATCTGATTACTTATGCTATTTCTACCGATGGAGGGCTTAATTTCAATAGACCTCAGGCTATTGCCCAAACCAAAGGTGTGTACCCCCATGATGAAAATCTTTCGAAAATCATCTACAAACCCAATGGCGATATGCTGGCCATGTTTGCCGTAAGTAATCCTAATCCTGAAAACAATTATGCCGGACTGGTGCGCTATACCCAGTCTTTTGATGGCGGAAAAACCTGGACTCAAGCCAGGCAACTAGCTGGGGATACCATCAATAGTATAGATGAACGCTATTTTGATATTGCTCTTTTGCCCAATGGAGAAATAGGGGCAGTCTGGCTGGATTCCAGAAAAGATACCAATAAAGAAGGTTCATCCTTATATTTTTCAGTTACGCAAGGCAGAAATGGGTTTGAAGGAGAAAAAGTAATAGACAAACAAACCTGTCAGTGCTGCCGAACCGATTTGTATGTAGATCAGAAAGAGGCTTTACATGTAGTTTACCGGGCTATTTTAAATGACAGCATTCGCGATATGATGCATGTAGTTTCTGCTGACATGGGTAAAAATTTTTCTCAACCTAAACGTATTAGTGCTGATAACTGGATAATTAAAGGCTGTCCGCATACTGGTCCGAGTATGGCAAGCAATGAGATGGGTTTGCATTTTGCCTGGTATACGATGGGAAACGGACATGGCGTATTTTATGCAAATGCAGATCAGCAAGGACAATCATTTTCTGACAGAGAGAATATAAGTGCGCTTGCTTCTGCCAAACATCCGCAGATGGCCACCTTACCAGACAACCGCCTGGCCATTGTATGGGATGAGCGGGAGCAAACCGGTGAGGATAACACATTCCGGATTGGATTTCAGCTAAGAAGTAAGGAAGGAAAGCCTATTCACAGAAGCTTTATCCATGCAGATACCATAGTTACCACACACCCGGTATTAACAGTTTCGGACGAAGAACGTATTGTAGTGGCCTATACAAAGAAAGGGGAAAAACTAAACCAGGTGTATTACCAGGTTGTAACAGGTGAGATGTTAACCCAAATTAGTGGCTTGTAA
- a CDS encoding TonB-dependent receptor, with the protein MKKLMSCLLALFSLYTLTFAQTTISGRIIDAQTKEPLAGVNILISNSSQGSTSLSNGSFVLKTDQSVPEIAVSFVGYKTKTLSTSGQNMLISLEPSSLQLNQIVVSASREGESRTEAPVAISTISRELITQTKAVSLDQLLNKVSGVYMVNLGNEQHSMAIRQPIGTKSLYLYLEDGVPIRTTGDFNHNALIEINMAALKNIEVIRGPSSSLYGSEAIGGAINFITQAPSLLPTAKLQLEMSNRGYRRTDFSASTTIGKVGIFAGGYYTGQRKGYFSHSDFDKLALTFRLDYLINEKSKLITTASLIDYITDQTGGLDSANFYGKQYSSLHTFSYRKVKALRIKSTFDHTWNKNNSSKITAFFRHNSIGQNPFYAIRNVQGNPLKARGEINDDAFDSYGLIAQHRKSFPFWKGRLIVGVSADYSPASYIASFIDVDRNADGVYTGFTKTDSLLTDYSVNLLNTAVYGQLELSPMEALKIVGALRYDRLDYRFDNNLAPSAFTGAPDETNHFANLTPKLGLTYDFGKDKGMYANYSVGFAPPQITDLYRGVKVPTLKPAYFNNYEVGGWLNLMQGKGYLDISFYQMDGRNEIVSVRLPDGSYENQNAGKTRHRGVEYTIKYAPVESVSLRFSGTNARHTFVQYIERGADYTDKTMNTAPEFMANAEVIYKPAFLKGLRLSAEWQRIGKFYMDAANTEQYNGYHLFNTRVGYTWKGAELWINAINLTNELYATTVDKTAFGKSYRQGIPRTFNIGIAYNFTGKSN; encoded by the coding sequence ACTTCGCTTTCGAATGGCAGCTTTGTTTTAAAAACCGATCAATCTGTTCCGGAAATTGCCGTTTCATTTGTCGGTTACAAAACTAAAACCTTATCTACCTCCGGACAAAATATGCTTATTTCCCTGGAACCTTCCTCTTTACAATTGAATCAGATTGTTGTGTCTGCCAGCCGGGAAGGAGAATCCAGAACAGAAGCACCTGTTGCCATCAGTACCATTTCCAGAGAGTTAATTACTCAAACCAAAGCCGTTTCGCTGGACCAGCTTTTAAACAAAGTAAGTGGGGTGTATATGGTGAATTTAGGAAATGAGCAGCATTCAATGGCCATACGCCAGCCAATTGGCACCAAAAGTTTGTATCTGTACCTGGAAGATGGTGTTCCTATCCGCACGACCGGAGATTTTAACCACAATGCGCTGATTGAAATTAATATGGCCGCCTTAAAAAACATAGAAGTGATCCGGGGGCCTTCCTCGTCTTTGTATGGAAGTGAAGCCATTGGGGGAGCCATCAATTTTATTACCCAGGCACCTTCCCTGCTACCTACAGCTAAGCTTCAGTTAGAGATGAGTAACCGGGGATACCGCCGGACAGATTTTAGTGCTTCTACCACGATTGGAAAAGTTGGGATATTTGCCGGAGGCTATTATACTGGACAGCGCAAAGGCTATTTCAGTCACAGCGATTTTGATAAGCTGGCGTTAACATTCCGCCTCGATTACCTGATCAATGAAAAAAGCAAACTGATTACCACAGCCAGCCTTATTGATTACATTACCGACCAGACAGGTGGACTAGATAGTGCTAATTTTTATGGAAAACAGTATTCCAGCCTGCACACATTTTCTTACAGGAAGGTAAAAGCCTTACGCATCAAGAGCACCTTTGATCATACCTGGAATAAAAACAACAGCAGTAAAATCACAGCATTCTTCCGCCATAATAGCATTGGCCAGAACCCGTTTTATGCCATCCGGAATGTGCAGGGAAATCCGCTGAAAGCCAGAGGCGAAATTAATGACGATGCATTTGACAGCTATGGCTTAATTGCCCAGCACCGCAAATCATTTCCTTTCTGGAAAGGAAGGTTGATTGTCGGGGTAAGTGCTGATTACAGTCCGGCAAGTTATATAGCTAGCTTTATTGATGTAGACAGAAATGCAGATGGCGTATATACCGGATTTACTAAAACTGATTCCCTGCTTACAGATTACTCAGTTAATTTACTCAATACAGCTGTGTATGGTCAGCTGGAACTCAGTCCGATGGAGGCCTTAAAAATAGTGGGTGCGCTACGCTATGACCGCCTGGATTATAGATTTGACAATAATCTTGCTCCAAGTGCATTTACTGGTGCTCCCGATGAAACCAACCATTTTGCTAACCTGACACCCAAGTTAGGCTTGACGTATGATTTTGGAAAAGACAAAGGGATGTATGCCAACTATAGTGTAGGCTTTGCGCCACCACAGATTACAGATTTATATAGAGGAGTAAAAGTACCAACGCTGAAACCAGCCTATTTCAACAATTATGAAGTAGGCGGCTGGCTTAATCTGATGCAGGGAAAAGGATATCTGGATATAAGCTTCTATCAGATGGATGGACGCAATGAAATTGTTTCTGTCAGGCTGCCTGATGGTTCCTATGAAAACCAGAATGCAGGAAAAACCAGGCATCGAGGCGTAGAATATACCATCAAATATGCGCCGGTAGAATCTGTGTCTCTACGTTTCAGCGGGACTAATGCAAGGCATACTTTTGTGCAGTACATCGAAAGAGGAGCAGATTATACCGACAAAACCATGAATACGGCTCCTGAGTTTATGGCTAATGCGGAAGTAATTTACAAACCTGCTTTTTTGAAAGGGCTTCGCCTCAGTGCGGAGTGGCAGCGCATCGGAAAGTTTTACATGGATGCAGCCAATACTGAGCAGTATAATGGGTATCACTTATTTAACACCAGGGTGGGCTATACCTGGAAAGGAGCAGAACTCTGGATAAATGCCATCAACCTGACCAATGAACTCTATGCCACTACGGTAGACAAAACGGCCTTTGGAAAGAGTTACCGTCAGGGCATTCCTCGTACTTTCAATATAGGTATCGCCTACAATTTCACAGGAAAATCTAACTAA
- a CDS encoding 3-dehydroquinate synthase, translated as MQPIQQKFSVPFQYTVHFTNGLFKLDNPLFKSIFSQDVNAAIRKLLFVIDSEVAKYHPSLIKEIFTYTQQHTDTFKLAAEPIVMPGGEACKNDYALVEQLQQAVNDYGIDRHSYIVAIGGGALLDMVGFAAAVSHRGIRLIRIPTTVLSQNDSGVGVKNSINAFHKKNFLGTFAPPFAVLNDFDFLLTLDDRDWRAGISEAVKVALIKDVNFWQFLRKNAKALAARDMPAMQVLIHRCAQMHMDHIAGGDPFEMGSSRPLDFGHWSAHKLEQLSEYSIRHGEAVAMGIALDCTYSYFTGLLSKDELDEILETLEEIGFSLFSEYWLTKDSNQTLTVIKGLSEFREHLGGKLTIMLLSKIGKGVEVNQVDPELVKKSIYFLQEYSLKVKV; from the coding sequence CCTTTTCAGTATACAGTTCATTTTACAAATGGGCTGTTTAAACTAGATAATCCATTATTTAAAAGTATTTTTTCCCAGGATGTAAACGCTGCCATTAGAAAATTGCTGTTTGTGATAGACAGCGAAGTAGCTAAATATCATCCGTCATTAATAAAAGAGATATTTACCTACACCCAGCAACATACAGATACATTTAAGCTTGCTGCTGAACCCATTGTGATGCCCGGGGGAGAAGCCTGCAAAAATGACTATGCGTTGGTAGAACAATTACAGCAAGCCGTAAATGATTATGGAATAGACCGGCATTCGTATATAGTGGCTATTGGCGGAGGTGCCTTACTGGATATGGTAGGTTTTGCAGCGGCTGTTTCGCACCGGGGAATCCGGCTTATCCGTATTCCTACTACGGTACTGTCTCAGAACGATTCCGGTGTGGGGGTAAAGAACAGCATTAATGCTTTTCATAAAAAGAATTTCCTGGGCACATTTGCTCCCCCGTTTGCCGTATTGAATGACTTTGATTTTCTGCTTACCCTTGACGACCGGGACTGGCGGGCTGGTATATCTGAAGCAGTGAAAGTGGCATTAATAAAGGATGTGAATTTCTGGCAATTTCTTCGCAAAAATGCCAAAGCATTAGCTGCACGGGATATGCCTGCTATGCAAGTACTGATTCACCGCTGCGCCCAGATGCACATGGACCATATTGCCGGAGGCGATCCTTTTGAAATGGGTTCTTCCCGTCCGCTTGATTTTGGCCATTGGTCGGCCCATAAACTCGAGCAGCTTTCTGAGTATAGCATTCGCCATGGAGAGGCAGTAGCGATGGGAATTGCTCTGGATTGCACGTATTCCTATTTTACTGGTCTGCTTTCTAAAGATGAACTAGATGAGATTTTAGAAACGCTGGAAGAGATAGGATTCTCTTTATTTTCTGAGTATTGGTTAACCAAAGACAGTAATCAGACACTAACTGTTATTAAAGGTTTATCTGAATTCCGTGAACATTTAGGCGGCAAACTTACTATTATGCTGCTATCAAAGATTGGTAAGGGAGTAGAAGTGAACCAGGTTGATCCGGAGCTGGTAAAAAAATCAATCTATTTTCTACAGGAATACAGCCTGAAGGTAAAAGTATAA